One window of the Dethiosulfovibrio russensis genome contains the following:
- a CDS encoding 2-oxoacid:acceptor oxidoreductase family protein: MQIVIVGVGGQGILFSSKVLGEIALRRGDKVIGSEVHGMSQRGGSVISHFKSGEHFGPLVQNGDADVVLAFDTDEAIRNVSFLRSGGTLIVNCDDPARFEAGTMGEYLRDKDIKVLPVDGYGILREEMGGRFLFLNVMILGALVASDSFGISMEDMESAVADMSPERFRDDNIKALNLGFKR; the protein is encoded by the coding sequence ATGCAGATAGTCATCGTGGGAGTCGGAGGACAGGGCATACTGTTTTCCAGCAAGGTACTCGGAGAGATCGCGTTGAGGCGGGGCGATAAAGTCATAGGCAGCGAGGTCCACGGCATGTCCCAGAGAGGTGGGTCGGTCATAAGCCATTTCAAGTCGGGGGAGCATTTCGGGCCTTTGGTGCAGAACGGAGACGCCGACGTCGTCCTTGCCTTCGATACCGACGAGGCGATAAGAAACGTGTCCTTTCTTCGGTCGGGCGGGACCCTTATCGTGAACTGCGACGATCCAGCCAGATTCGAGGCCGGGACAATGGGAGAATATCTTCGGGATAAGGACATAAAGGTCCTGCCGGTCGACGGATACGGAATCCTCAGAGAGGAGATGGGAGGCCGCTTTCTCTTCCTCAACGTGATGATATTGGGGGCTTTGGTGGCATCCGATTCCTTCGGTATCTCCATGGAAGATATGGAGTCAGCGGTGGCGGATATGTCTCCCGAGAGGTTCAGGGACGATAACATAAAAGCTCTGAATTTGGGTTTTAAAAGGTAA
- a CDS encoding thiamine pyrophosphate-dependent enzyme yields the protein MSERRILLGNEAIARGVVESGCAVATAYPGTPSSEILPAIAAYSDEMGTNTQVEWGANEKVALEMAIGACYAGKRSCAVMKQVGLNVAADPFMSVAHQKLDGGLLVVVSDDPGCHASQDDQDSRAYAAAAKIPCFDPSDAREAKAMVADAFDLAGRYGVMAMLRPTVRVDHCRQDVEIMDDVVSQRDAVFDRKPAGKRIVMPAVIHGFLDDHSDRFEAIRGEFGAMDRYNFEVPSEEPAKLGVIACGISYSVVRDILNRLGRKDVSILKIGTPVPLPVNLVEDFVDRHDRVLVLEETQPVVEGQILNRTAVMGRWNGWVPKTGELVPEVVESVLLRVLGVEEDLSEREVFNKIEEELSPEKRRPRLCPGCSHRPAYFSIRKVFPDAVVASDIGCYGLAIAQNAVDTNICMGGSVTAASGIYLAFKADGKGADRPIFATLGDSTFFHSGMTGLATAVYNRHAFVLVILDNRITAMTGGQDHPGTGDKMRSGEEGVSVSIEEAVKGCGVKWLSVLDPYDIEKNEKTIEKAWEYASSNGEPAVIVFRHPCITMLKVKPEYRPVKVDPSVCIGCGICIRDFNCPGLVWDQTTGKAMVDDRYCVNCGVCVAVCPKGAIVSEGGDR from the coding sequence ATGTCAGAGAGAAGAATATTGCTCGGAAACGAGGCCATAGCCAGAGGGGTTGTGGAGTCGGGGTGTGCCGTTGCCACAGCTTACCCCGGAACTCCTTCGTCGGAGATATTGCCTGCCATAGCGGCATACTCCGACGAGATGGGGACCAATACCCAGGTGGAGTGGGGGGCCAACGAGAAGGTCGCCCTGGAGATGGCCATAGGGGCCTGTTATGCTGGAAAGAGAAGCTGTGCCGTGATGAAGCAGGTCGGGTTGAACGTGGCAGCAGATCCCTTTATGAGCGTGGCCCATCAGAAGCTAGACGGAGGTCTGTTGGTCGTGGTGTCCGACGACCCGGGATGTCACGCATCCCAGGACGATCAGGACAGCAGGGCCTACGCCGCGGCGGCCAAAATACCCTGTTTTGACCCTTCCGACGCGAGGGAGGCGAAGGCCATGGTTGCGGATGCATTCGATCTGGCCGGTAGATATGGGGTTATGGCCATGCTCAGACCCACCGTAAGGGTGGACCACTGTCGGCAGGATGTGGAGATTATGGATGACGTGGTATCCCAGAGGGACGCCGTTTTCGACCGTAAACCTGCCGGCAAGAGGATAGTCATGCCGGCGGTCATACACGGGTTCCTTGACGATCATTCCGATCGTTTCGAAGCGATTCGCGGGGAATTCGGAGCTATGGACCGCTATAACTTCGAGGTCCCCTCTGAAGAGCCCGCTAAGTTGGGGGTTATCGCCTGTGGTATATCCTACTCGGTCGTCAGGGATATACTCAATCGACTGGGACGGAAGGACGTCTCCATATTGAAGATAGGCACTCCGGTGCCCCTACCGGTGAACCTGGTGGAGGACTTCGTCGACAGACACGATCGAGTTCTGGTTTTGGAGGAGACTCAGCCGGTGGTTGAGGGACAGATCCTGAACAGGACCGCTGTCATGGGGAGGTGGAACGGCTGGGTTCCTAAAACCGGGGAGTTGGTCCCCGAGGTCGTGGAGTCGGTCCTTCTCAGGGTGCTCGGGGTCGAGGAGGATCTTTCGGAGCGAGAGGTTTTTAATAAAATAGAGGAGGAGCTTTCCCCGGAGAAGAGACGTCCCAGACTCTGCCCCGGATGCTCTCACCGTCCGGCTTATTTCTCGATAAGAAAGGTCTTCCCCGATGCGGTGGTAGCCAGCGATATAGGATGCTATGGCCTAGCCATAGCCCAGAACGCGGTTGATACCAACATCTGCATGGGAGGGTCGGTCACTGCCGCGTCTGGCATATATCTGGCTTTCAAGGCCGACGGCAAGGGGGCGGATCGCCCGATATTCGCCACCCTTGGCGACTCCACGTTCTTTCACAGTGGAATGACCGGTCTGGCTACGGCGGTTTACAATCGTCACGCCTTCGTTCTGGTCATATTGGACAACCGTATAACGGCCATGACCGGAGGACAGGATCATCCTGGAACGGGGGATAAAATGCGTTCCGGCGAGGAAGGGGTATCTGTCTCCATAGAGGAAGCGGTTAAGGGATGCGGCGTGAAATGGCTTTCCGTCCTTGATCCCTACGATATAGAAAAGAACGAAAAGACCATCGAAAAGGCCTGGGAATACGCCTCCTCCAACGGTGAGCCGGCGGTCATAGTGTTCCGTCACCCCTGTATAACAATGCTCAAGGTCAAGCCCGAGTATCGTCCTGTGAAGGTGGATCCGTCTGTATGCATAGGATGTGGCATATGTATAAGGGATTTCAACTGTCCCGGTCTGGTCTGGGACCAGACGACCGGAAAGGCGATGGTGGACGACCGCTATTGCGTCAATTGTGGCGTATGCGTAGCCGTGTGTCCCAAGGGCGCGATAGTTTCGGAAGGAGGGGACAGATAA
- a CDS encoding helix-turn-helix transcriptional regulator: MEKLHPILRSMLPMVKGLALALGPDYEVVLHDVSDPDHSVVAIENGHVTGRSVGSPLRDFALYVLKSAEEQDRDYVVNYLTRSKDGKRIRSNTFYLKDDTGEIVGYMCVNYDMTKAEMVKGMVDFLVAVDPSAAYSEFDVDGPQGKFEDLLERNLRVLRGKVGKPLHLCSKQECLEAVKDLDEGGFFLLKGAVETLAQETGKTKYTIYSYIREVRKED; this comes from the coding sequence GTGGAAAAACTGCATCCGATATTGAGATCCATGCTGCCCATGGTAAAGGGGCTCGCCTTGGCTCTGGGCCCCGATTATGAGGTGGTTCTGCACGACGTCTCCGATCCGGATCACTCGGTCGTGGCCATAGAGAACGGTCATGTGACGGGCAGATCCGTAGGTTCTCCTCTCAGGGATTTCGCCCTCTATGTCCTGAAGTCCGCCGAGGAACAGGATCGGGACTACGTGGTCAACTATCTTACCCGCTCTAAGGATGGCAAACGGATCCGTTCGAACACCTTTTATCTCAAGGACGATACCGGGGAGATCGTGGGATATATGTGCGTCAACTACGACATGACCAAGGCGGAGATGGTCAAGGGAATGGTCGATTTTTTGGTGGCGGTGGATCCCTCGGCGGCCTATTCCGAGTTCGACGTGGATGGTCCTCAGGGTAAGTTCGAGGATCTTCTGGAGCGCAACCTCAGGGTGCTCAGAGGAAAGGTAGGAAAACCTCTGCACCTATGTTCTAAACAGGAGTGTCTCGAGGCGGTTAAGGACCTGGACGAGGGGGGCTTTTTTCTTTTGAAGGGGGCGGTCGAGACCCTGGCTCAGGAGACCGGTAAGACGAAATACACTATTTATTCCTACATAAGAGAGGTCAGGAAAGAAGATTGA